Genomic DNA from Lagenorhynchus albirostris chromosome 9, mLagAlb1.1, whole genome shotgun sequence:
cagctttgggtcttcattgctgcgcgcgggctttctctagttgtggcgagcggaggctactctttgttgcggtgcgcaggcttctcattgcggtggcttctcttgttgcggagcacgggctctaggcgcgcgggcttcagtagttgtggctcacgggctctagagtgcaggctcagtagttgtggcacacaggcttagttgctccgcggcatgtgggatcttcccggaccagggctcgaaccctggtcccctgcattggcaggcagattcttaaccactgcaccaccagagaagcccaatgtTTCGCACTTTTTACAGACGTAGTCACACTGTGGAAGCGCAGGGAGACCGGAACGGCACCCTGTGACCGTCTTGCCATGGCCTAGCGACTCCTGGCCGGGGCTGCTTCgtctctctccaccccctccccctctgttATTTTGAAGCAGATCCTCATTTTACCTCTGAGTGTCTCACAGTATGTTTCTGGAAGAGGGAGTCTCTCTTTTGATTTAACAATGAGGCCGTTGTTACACCCAAGGAGATGAGCAATAATTGCGCAGCACGGTGGAATAGCTGGTCGGTGTTGAAAGTTCTAATTGTGTCACAAATTgtgttggaattttaaaaaaatagtttacttGCATCTCGAGCCAAAGGAGGTCTGTGTTGCACTAGTGGCTGCCTGTTAAGTGTCTCTGTGTCCTCTTGACTGGGGTTGATGCGGGGTCTCCTATCCTGGCGCATCCCTCGCGGGCAGGTCTCACCTGCTCCGGCTGGGCGGCTGGAGCCCCGAGGCTGGCTCAGGTGCAGGTGGGCGTTTCGTTGGGTTGGTGGGGTGTTTGAAGGGTTGCTTGGGTTGGGGTTGGGGGTCCTCCCAGCGGGCAGCTCCGCCAGGCTCTCTGTTCACAGTCAGGCAGCCCCGGGGCTCAGGTCTCAGATCCATGAAGTGACGGAGGAGGTGAAGGAGAGGCTTCCTCCTGACGGGCTGCTTCCAGGAGTGCAGTTTCCGTGGACAGCACGGGCTCGCTGGCGCCTCCGTCTGTTTCCTTTGTTGAGCAGTTCTCAGAACCCCCGAGCTGCTTGTAGCATCCTTCAGTGGAGATCAGGTAGGGCTTTTAGCTTCATCGCGAGATCACAGATTCAAGTGTAGCGGAAGTGCTTTAACAGCACACGTCTTCTCGGAACCTGCTGTTTCTGTGCTGGGGTTCCTGAGAGTTCGGGGGTGCTGGAGCATCACAGAACTAGGGCGCCCTGTGGCTGCCATGGCTCGTCCCCAGTCAGCCCGTAGCGCCCCAGGGTGGCTGAGGGGGACGGAACGCTGCTGGGTTTGCAATGTAATCCTCAGGATACGTTTTACTGGACACGTACCGTGAGGTCGTCTGTTTCCAGGCCTCTGGGAGAGTGCTTCTCCGGGGTGAGACCACCAAGTGGACACAGAGCTGGGAGCCAGtgtttccttttacttttgaTTATTAGGGtttgtgttttctaatttaattttgtttcataattGTGTAAAATAATCTGCTGGTTCTAATAATGAGGTCTACAAATCAAAGTAGGCTCAGACCTACTCTGTTTTTGCTTTGCactgccttccccctcccctcctctgtggCGAAGTATGTAAAAccctataacaaaaaaaaaaataaaaagaggaaggcCCCAGGCCGGGATGGACAGTTGTCATCCGCTGGGTCTTGGGGGGGGACACCTGGGGTGGGGCGCACAGTGAAGTGTGCGCTGTCAATGTGCTCTTTGTAGGAAGACGGAGGAAAGTGTCgggaagaaagaaaacccagTCCAGATCATCTGTGAAGAGCAGGAGCTCGGGGACGAGGTCCAGGAAACGCCAGGGCCGCGTGAAGAAGAGTAAAGGGAAGAAGATAAAGGTAGCGTCGGATGGGGGATCACGCTGGGCGAGCTTCAGTCCTGTGTGTGGGTAGATAGTGGGAGTCGTAGAAGGGCCCTTTTTTTATAATTACTTAGAGGTTCACAGATAAATAGGCACGTTTCTGCAGCACGGACTGAAGGTGGGGCTGAGACGAGATGTGTTCTGGGCCCCGCAGAGCGGCTCCTGGGACCGCGGGGGGCGCAAGGGGCTGGGCTACAACCCGTCAGGTCGCTTGTTCCCTGGGGTGCCGGCATCCGGTGTGAGCCGGGTGGGGGTGAGGCCCAGGCGGGGTCCTCACGTGTGATGAGTACACGTGACcctcaggctgcaggactgtggcTACTCGGTCGGCCGTGTTTGGTGCTGCGGATTCCTAGTTGGAATGGAGGCTGTAGATTTCAGCCCTGTGGAtcagtgtttctccctctgtcccCTGGGTTCAGAATGAAGCCACAGCTCGTTCCCGCATCGCACGGACGCTGGGCCTCCGCAGGCCAGCCCATGGAGCCTGCATCCCCTCGGTGTACAAGCCTGCAGACCCCTCTCTGGGGCTGATGCGTGCAGACATCGGGGcagcctctctctccctgtttGGAGACCCTTATGAGCTGGACCCCTTCGACAGGTGACTGCAGAGGGGGAGCTGGGGGGGCTCACTCTTTTCCTAGGCCCGTGGGCATGTCGCTCCTGGTGGAGGCATGGCTCGCCCTCAGAATTCGCATTTGTGAAATTCCTGCTTCCGAGTTGTTCTCAGAATTCTGTACCTACTCGTCCCCTAATTTGGAGAAAGATCTAACTCACACGCCtgtcccccaccccgtccccgcTCAGAGACTCGGGCAGCTGCTGACAGAAAACCGCTGCACGGGGCCTGGGTTCATTGTTGAGTCACGAGGGCTGCCGTGGGGGTAGTGCTGAGCCCGCCTGTGCCACGCGCTGCTGAGAGGTTGGGGGGTGGCTCCCTGGGCCTCGATGTGCAGGGTCACCCCGTGCCCTTTGGCATGTGTCCTCCTCCAGCAGTGAAGAGGCATCTCCGAGCCCTGCTTCCCCTCTGAGCGTCAAGAGGAGGATCCTGTCCCGGTCAGCCCTGCGGTCGCACCAGCCTGTGGCCAGGCCCGTCTCCATGGGGCTCTGCAGGTGTGTCCTGGGGGACAGGATGGCCGGGGCGGTGGTGCGGGGTGGGTCCCCAGGCGTACAAGGACCGCAGGCTCCATGTTGGGCTGGCGCTCTGCCACCTGGCACCCACGGCCTCTCCTGTGGCCTGTCCTCTGGCTCTTGGTTGAGGAAGTGCTGCGGCCAGTCCCAAGccaagggcacagggatgaggtGACAACCCCAGAGGCTGCCTCCGTGTGCCTAGCTCTGCTGCAGAACCCACAGCAGGGAGGGGCCGGGCAGGGAGCCAAGCTTTTTCTCTGTTTGACCCTCCAAAAGAAAGACTTAACCAACTCTACCAGTCGGCGTTGCTCACAAGCTCCTGCCTGTCAGTGAGTGGAGCCGGGGCCAAAGCCTCGGACGactccacccccccccaccccatcttcctTTAGTCCGAGCTGCCGGGTGGGTCTCACCCCTCCCCTCGGGAACACTACCTGCTGCCTGGGTGTGGAGGCGCGTGGGCAGGAgggccatgaccgctgggcctgcccCGGGTCTGCCCTGCAGGAGGAGCGCTCCCGCCATGGCGCCCCAGCCGGAAGTGGATGCGGACCCCGGCCCTGACCTGCTGGGAAGCATCCTGTCGGGCCAGAGCTTCCTGATGATGAACGGCGCCGACATCGTCATCCACCGCGATGGCTCCCTCAGCGCCAAGAGGGCAGGTGAGGAGCCTCTGCGCACGGCCCGCCGTCCCCACCTCTGCGCGCCTGGAGATGGGGACACGCGTTCCTCCAGGGACAGTCGTGTGGTGTGACCCAGCGGTTCTAGGGTTTGCTTCCGAGTGTAGGTGAGGGTGCTGAGGGACTGAAGATGCCTGTCCCATCGCTTTCTGATAACACATCTGTTGGGGGAGTTACCAGGCAGCCCACAGGCCCTCCTTGCTGTCAGCAGCTGCCGTCTGTTCTCACAGCCCCAGGAACCAGCGTGGAGCCCTCTCCACGGATCTGGGCCCCAGCGGGATTCGGGCCTGGGGGGATCTGGCCATGGAGGGCAGGGTAGGCTGCATGGGCGTGGTCATTGGTAGACTGGGGTGCTACCCTGTTTTCAAGTGTCCATCACGGGCTCAGGCTCCTTCTGATCCACAGATAGCGTGAAGATAGTGTATGAAGCAGAAGGGGCTGGTGGGCAGCAGCAGAGCGAGCCTCCAGCCCCGTCCCTGTGCCCTGTAACCGTTGGGAGTGTTCTGAGGGTGTTCTGAGAAGGGTGGGGCTTTttaaggatgggggtggggactgaTGGCTGTTTGCCTTTTGTCTTTTAGCGCCAGTTTCTTTTCAGCGAAACTCAGTTGGTCCATCCAGAGGGGCAGAAGGCGCCGGGTCTGGGGCCTGCCTGCAGCCCAGAGAGACTCAGTCAGGAAGCGGGCCAGAGAGCTTGGGGTCCAGCTGTCCAGGCAGGGCTACCCCAGGCAcacccccggccccgcccacccccgcccATGTCCCTGAGCTCACGTTGGGGGCAGCTGTGAGACTGGACTCCTTGGTGACCCTTCAGTCAGGCCAGGCTCAGACCTTGTCCAGCGTGAGCGGACCCAGCTTAAAACAAAGTGACGGCCCCCAATTTAACGGCGACAGCAAGCACCCTCCGCCTCTTAGGTCTGCGGCATTGAAGACCTCGAATGGTAGCTCTAACTCGCCTTCCGAGAGCACGGTGCTGGGACAGGCCCCGAGACCAGCTCCCAGGAGGACGGACATCTCCGAGCTCCCCAGGATACCAAAGATCAGGAGAGACGACAGGCGGGTGGGCGAGGTCCCTGCCGGCGGGCAGAGAGTCGAGATTCCCAGCTCCTGCATCAGCCGGCTGACGGGCAGGGAGGGCCCCGGGCAGCCTGGCTGTGGCGCCAGGGCGGAGGGTGAGCCCAGCAGCAGGGGCGCTCAGGAGCCCAGCACGCGCTCGGGGGgcggcccccagccccctgccccgcTGGGCCCCTCCCGGGGGAAGGGTGTCGGCTCCACCTTCGAGAGCTTCAGGATCAACATTCCTGGGAACACAGCCCATTCCGGCAGAGTCCTCAGCCCCGGCTTCTGCAACACGTTCCGGCCTGTGGACAGCAAGGTGCAGAGAAGAGAGAGCCCTGTGCCCCTCTTCTCCGTCAGGAAGACGAAGCAGCTCAAGAGCGAGATCTATGACCCCTTCAACCCCACGGGCTCTGACTCCAGCTCGGCCAGCAGCAGCCCCGAGCACCCGGGCTCTGGCCTCCTGCCCTCTGAGATCACGCGCACCATCTCCATTGACAGCCCCAAGGCCCCCGTGCTGCCGCCCGTGCGCTGCGTCACCTCCTACACAGTGCAGACCGGCATGGGGAAGGAGCCCGAGCCCCCCCAGGGGCCCTGCGGCCTGCCCGAGCTCCAGGGCGAGGAGGGGCCCGTGGCACAAGCACAGAGGCCGTCCCCGCCAGAGCCCTGGGGGGACGAGGACCCACCACCCCGCATCTCCTTCTTTGGCTCAGAGGGGCGGACGGTGACTTGTGTGACTGCGGCGGAGCCGGACGCCCCACCCAGTCCGGACGCCCTGCCCGCGACCACCCACAGGGTCGTGGAGCTGCGGTCCCCCACCCGTTCCCGCTCCAGGTCCAGCTCCCGCGGTGGGAAGAAAGCCCAGAGGCCGAGGGTCGCCACCAGGGAGCACCGGAGGGCCCGCTCAGGGTCCCGCTCGTCGCACTCGGGGGACAGGAGCTCGCGGTCTGCGTCGCCACCGGCAGGTGAGGACCAGGCCAAGAGGCACCGGCCCAAGGCCCGGGATCGGAGGTCTTCCAGCGACCGCTCCAGCAGCCGCGAGCGCACCAAGCGGAGGAAGGCCAAGGACAAgagcagggagagaaggaggggctcCTGGGGCCGAGGCCGGCGGAGGTCCCGCTCCCGCTCCGGCAGCCCCGGCAGCTCCTCCCACGAGCATCGCGAgggcaggaggaagaagaggcgGAGGTCGGGGTCCCGGTCTCGGGGGAGGGAGTGCTCACCCCACAGCAGCCTGGAGAGAGCCCGGAGGCCCAGGCACCCCCGGGAGAGGAGGGAGCGGCCCGACAGGGAGAGTGCCGCGCGGCTCCGAGACAGGCgaggctcctgggagaggaggCGGCGTAGGTCCAGGTCACCCAGCCCCGAGCACAGGCCCCGGGAGCACCGGCGGCCTCGGTCCCGTGAGAAGCGCCCacggccccgcccccgctccccgGAGAGGAAGTTGGCTCCGAAAGAGGCTTCTCCGGCACCCCTTCCCCAGGGGGAGCCCAGGCCGGACAGGGAGCCCCCGGCCAGGCCCCTGGCCTTGGCAGGAACAGACGCCTTGCTGGAGGGGTCCGAGGCCGACAAGCCCCCCACAAAGGTCCCCCCAGTCCTGGAGGTGCCAGCCGAGTACCCCCCTGAGGATCTGGATTACGGTGACTCCGTGGAGGCGGGGCACCTCTTCGAGGACTTTTCGAACGAAGCCATCTTCATGCAGCTTGATGACATGAGCTCCCCGCCCTCCCCGGAGAGCACGGACTCCTCCCCAGAGCGAAGCCTCTTGCCCAAGCCCACTGGGCCCCCGGCTGGCCAGCAGCATGACGCTGGCCTGGCCGTGGCCATCATCCGCAGGGAGGTGTCTCGGATCCACGGTGAAGATGTGGCGCAGCCTCTGCCCAGGATGGAGGGCCCTCGAGAGGAGCACTTGCTCCAGCAGGACGCGGCCGAGGCAGCCACAGCTCCCTGCGCTCTGGGAGGCCAAGCCATGGGCGGGGCGCCTGCGGGGAAGGAGGAGGGTCCCTCTCAGAACCCCCTGCTGCGGGCTAAGGCGCTGGTGAAGAGAGTCACCTGGGACCTCCAGGAGGTGGAGAGCGGTGCCCCGGCTGAGGACAGAGGCCTGCGTGAGTAGGCGCTTGGGCGGGGTGGGGCAATGGGGTGGGATACGAGGATGGCTCAGAGCGACCACCACGGAGTCTTCTCCCtggatggctcacgggcctcctTGGTCATGCAGGGAGATGGCCACGGCCTGACCTGTGGTCCTTGCTGCTGGGATgcttttctggaattttccagcCAGGAAACAGCCTTCTGGCGTGGCCACAGAGCACCCACCCCCCTGTTGGCCCTCAGGGACGCCGCTTCGCAGGCCGCAGAGGCCCCGGGAAACCGAGGACGCGGGCCCCGTGGCTGCGCTCCAGCAGGCTCCCTTCTCTGAGCCCCCTCCCCCTGGTTATGTGCTTCCAGAGCCTGGCTTTCCTGATGCTGACCCTTCTCAGGTGGGCGCCTGGCCTGGAGGGATGTGGCGTTGGGCTCAGGCCACTCAAGCTGGGCCGGGTTGGGGCTGAGGGCCTCATGCACCAGCCCCTTTCTGCCGGGGCTTTTAGTGGTTCGGGAGTGGGGGTTGGGAGCACGTTGCCTTGGGCACTGGGGCACCGAGCTCTGCAGGGGCTAAGCGGGCTGTGCTCTCGCCCAGGTACAGAGCCTgaacctgccccccaccccggctctGCCTTCGAGTGTCCCACCATACGCACCTGTCAGCCAGCCCGCGGTCCAGTTCCTCTTGCAGGGGAGCCTGCCCCTGATGGGCTGCGGGGTGGCCCAGAGCCCGGCCCCGGTGCCCACCGTCCTGACTGCAGCCTCAGAGCCGGCTGGTCATGCTGCCACTGTGACCACCGCCGCTGCCAACAGCTCCGAGGAGAGAACAGCTGCTCCCAGGCCAGCCTCGGAGAAGACCAAGAACGAGGAGGTGAGTCCCgcccctccttcctccagggACTGGcgcaggtgggtgggtgggtgggtgggaagccAGGGGCCAGTGGTCTCACAAGTGTCCTCCCCCCTAGTACATGAAGAAGCTGCACGTGCAGGAGCGGGCTGTGGAGGAGGTGAAGCTGGCCATCAAGCCCTTCTACCAGAAGAGGGAGGTGACAAAGGACGAGTACAAGGACATTCTGCGCAAGGCCGTGCAGAAGGTGGGTGTGGGGTCCGTGAGCCCAGAGAGAGGGGCTCCGGCCCCAGGGTCGCTCGGCCACATCCTGGGCGCAGCTTCAGGCCAGTTGTAGCCACGCCTCATTGATGCTTCGGGGGTATAAAATGCTGGTGTTTGTGAGGGGCTTACGACTGTCCTCGTGACTTTAGTTAAAGAGGCTAAATGACACAAGATGTTTAACCCAGCTCATGGGTAGGAAGTGAGACCCTGAGAGATGGACATGAGAGATGGACATGCCAGCTGATCTCAGTGGGACCCTCAGCAGCCCTTGAGGAGGGCAGAGCAGGCAGGCGCACCTCAGGCTGCCTGCTGTCCCTCATGGCGTGCTCCCCAGCGCTCCATCCCCATGATCCCTGACCACGCGGGTTTGCAGGGACATCCGGGTAACTGTGCCCCACTCCCCCAGATCTGCCACAGCAAGAGTGGGGAGATCAACCCCGTGAAGGTGGGCAACCTGGTGAAGGCCTACGTGGACAAGTACAGGCATATGCGCAGACACCGGCGGGCCGAGGCCGGTGAGGAGCCGCCTGCCCAGGGTGCCGAGGGCTGAGGCTTGCCCGGGGCCCTTCTGGCTGGAGTAGCCGAAGCAGAAAACTCCGGGCCACTCGCCCTCCCGTTTCCAGGGTTCCTGTGATCGCACGTGGTCTGTGCACCTGTCTTGCTCACAGTTTAAAACTGgacttttatatgtatattatagacACACACTGTTCCCATTGTGTTCTAATTTATCAAAAACGGATTATCTTTAGAAATGTCTTGATTGGCTCAGTACTTGAAAGGCGAAGCCTTTGGTGATGAGAAACCAAAGGCGGGCGGGCGGGTGGCGCTTCCCCCACGGGCAACCATCTGGTCCCAGGATTCCCTCGTCTGCTCGTTGTGTTTTATAAGTAATCGCTCGGGTTTTCACTTAGGTCCGCCACCTCCCAGGCACAGCAGTGTTGGCGGGTCTCGAAGGCCAGGGACAGGCCTTGGGCGCAGCACAGATGGGGAGCCCTGTTCACCGCAGAGGGGCCCCAGGTGCTGCCCCCTCTGGGGAACACGTGTCCTGAGGGGCCCTTGCGCTCTTGGAGCAGTTTGTTGGCTCTAAAGCATGCCCTGAGTTTTTTCACTGTGAAGTCAGGAGAACGGGTGTGCACAGGAGGCCAAcgtgggcggggcagggggctcCCTTCCTGGGCCCACAGGTCACGGGCTTCCCGTGAAGTGGGGTGAACCTCGCATCCACAGTGCCCCTCCCAAGCCTCAGTCTCAAGCCTGCCCCTGGTCAGGACACCAGCACTGGTTCTTGGGATCTTTTTATTAGATTGGGAGGGGTTGGGGACCCAGCCTAGCCGGGCTGCTCCGCCTCCATCAGGAAGTGCTCCAGGAAGTGCTCCAGGTCATCATAGAGGCTGTTGGAGCTGGACAGGCAGAGGCTGAGGCTGCCGCTGTCCAGAGAGGATGCGCCTTCGCGCTGCACGCCCTCCAGGTATGCCCGGCACAGCCATGGCTCCAACTGTGGGGAGGGCGCGGTCAGGTGGGGGGAGGGCTGTgtgcaccctccctccctccccccacccccaccccagggaccCTCCACCTCACCTTCACCAGGACCAGGCTCTTCTCCTTGGGCCTTCTCACTGACAGGTCCTGCCCAAAGCCCAGATAGATGGTGTAGTGAGGGGAGCCCCGGCGCCGGCAGGCCTCAAACTCCCCCAGTTCTGCAGGACAGGGCTTTggtgagggggggtggggggaggcggggaggcccTCAGCCCCAGGGCAGGTGCATCACTGACCTTGGAAGAAGGTGCTGAAGTCAAAGATGGGGGTGTCGCAGTTCCGGGGCAGCAGGCGGGCGGGGGTGGAGGAGCTGGCCGAGCCCAGGGGCCCTCCCACCTCCCAATAGACCTTACACTTGCCCAGGCGCCGGGCCCACAGCCTGAGACCCCGGAGTTCCAGCTGTAGGCCGGGGGCTACGTGCTGCAGCAGCTTCTCTGTGTAGTGGAGCTGCTTCTGGTCGGGCAGCTCGGCGGGGCTAGGAAAGGCTACTCGCTGGTGCTCTGAAGCCCCACCACCTACATCGGGGGGGCCATACAGGAGCACACAGCTCGGGCGCCCCACCACCTCCCGCAGCACTGTTCGGCCCTTGTACGTGATGGTCAAGTCCAGGGCCCCCAAGCTGGGCAGTGTGTGCGGGCCGAGCTGTGAGCAGGTGGGACCAGCCACGTGTAGATGCCCTGCCATCGGGGTGCAGGCACTGGGGGAGGCTGTGGTGCGGGGCTCCGCCTCTCGCGGCTgccagggggctgggggtgggcctGCGTCTGGAGAGGAAGGCAGGCCTGAGCTGGCAACCGAGCCGCCAgctcctcccctttccttccacATGTCCCCTAGCTCCTGtcacctgggcctggggctggggcgcCACATTTACTGTGGCGGGCACAACTCCCAAGCAGGGAGCTCTGGACCTGAGGAGGCTCAGCTGTGCCCAGCAGGGATGGTGGCCCACCTCTGGCCAGCACCGTCCCTGCTGGGCACCCCCCTCCCCCGAGCCCTCTCTCCCCGGAGACTCTGCTGTCCTGCCTGTTCCTCCCCTTGGCACACAGAATTCTGCAGGGCAGAGCATCCCCCTCCAACAGCCCCTCACCAGGAGCCCCAGGGGCTATCGGCTCCACCCCACACGCAGCTTTCAGCACATGGTCCTCCAGGCAGCTCTGCTGCAGAGCCTGGATCAATAGGTCCCCAGCATCTCCAGCTGGGCTTGGGGCACAGGGCTCAGGGCTCAGCCCGGCCAGCCCATGCCCCAGCCTCTCGCCAGCATCTGCTGCCAGGTATGGCCCCAGAAGCCCATCCTGCAGGAGAGGACAGACAGTCCCAGCATAACTCAGCAGCTCCCCAGCCCAGTGAGGGGGGGCAGCCCCAAGGTGGAATCCAAGAGGGCAGTGACCTTACCCTTGTAGGTGGGGCATCTTCAAGGGCCTTGTCCTCCCCCTGGCTAATAATGCTTGGGCTTTCTGAGGGAGAATTAGGGTTGGGGGAACACTGGATTTGTGACTCTGGAGTGGGACACCTAGGTGTGAAGCCCTGGGCAGCTCCTCAAAGCTCAACCGCACTTCTCCTTCACTGATCCCAACAGGCCCATGAGCTTCCTCCCAGCAATCCCCAGTCCCCGCTAGCCGCGCCACACGCCCTCACCCCGGCCCCGCCATCCCCCAGCAATCTGGCACCAGCCTCTCTCATGCCAGTTTTCTAAAACCGAAAATCCGACCCAGCGGCTGCTCCCAGGACAGAGCCAAGTCTCCCTGTCGGCAGCCCTGCCGTGGCCTCCTCACCTCCGCACGCCGGCCCGGGGGTGACCATGTACACCTTATGAGGGTCGGTAGGGTCCCCCGAGTTGTCTTGCAACATCACGAAGCGCCGCGTACAGTGCAGCGCGCAGCGGAAGTTGGTTTTCCAGGAAGCTCGGAGCGCACTCTCAGCGGTAGGCCGGGCACCTGCGCTGCTGCGGAGAGGCCACCTGCCGCGGGCCACAGCCCAGGCCTGGGGAGAGAGACTGAGCGGATTACGCGGACCGGACACTCGGGCCTGGGCCTGGACcggccctcccccgccccgggcGGGGCTGGGGTCCCACCTTGAAGATGCGCGAGTCGGCCTCTCCCAGGTCCTTCCGCGAAAAGTGCTTCCAGGGCACGCGGAAGCGCGTTCGGGCCGCGTCCAGCCACCGTAGTCCCTCGTAGCGGCCGCTGCTGACCTCGCCCAGAAGCCAGTCTCCGAAGAGCACGCGCGGGGTCCCCCTGCGGGCGGAGCAGCCGGGCGTCAGGGCGCGCGCGGGCCACCGGGGGCGTGGGTGGGGTCGGCAGCGGGCAGCGCGGCGGGCTCACCCGTCGGGAGCCACGGCCATTGCTCCCTCCGCAAGGGCTGGGCGTAGAGAGAGCGGCGCGCCCTCCGCGGCGAGGGCTGGGGTCGCGGGGGCAGTCGGGGGATAGCGCAGGTGAGAGGAGCGTTCCGCGTGAGTCTCCGCAGGTAGTCCCGGGTGTTGGGGTCCCAAGTGTTGGGATCACAGATGGAAGTTGAGGACTTCTGGCCACGGTGTTGCCCAGGTGAGTCCTGGCCAAGGAG
This window encodes:
- the PHRF1 gene encoding PHD and RING finger domain-containing protein 1 isoform X7, which produces MDDDSLDELVDRSPGPDGHPRLRPAALTSDAEDSSDAHSGGSEDDTCTEHSDGDDEEGHLEDGSGSEDSEEDGDDVDTLAAAAATRGALEASGAFNSDDDSESCPICLNAFRDQAVGTPENCAHYFCLDCIVEWSKNANSCPVDRTIFKCICIRAQFGGKILKKIPVESARLGEDEDEDPTFCGVCGRSDREDRLLLCDGCDAGYHMECLDPPLQEVPVDEWFCPECAAPGAAPAADAGPVSEEEVSLLLADVVPTTSRLQPHAGRTRAIARTRQSERVRATVNRNRISTARRIQHVPRYLMSPLLDETIEAVAAGLSTAVYQHPGPRAPARRRRKAGRRRKVSGRKKTQSRSSVKSRSSGTRSRKRQGRVKKSKGKKIKNEATARSRIARTLGLRRPAHGACIPSVYKPADPSLGLMRADIGAASLSLFGDPYELDPFDSSEEASPSPASPLSVKRRILSRSALRSHQPVARPVSMGLCRRSAPAMAPQPEVDADPGPDLLGSILSGQSFLMMNGADIVIHRDGSLSAKRAAPVSFQRNSVGPSRGAEGAGSGACLQPRETQSGSGPESLGSSCPGRATPGTPPAPPTPAHVPELTLGAAVRLDSLVTLQSGQAQTLSSVSGPSLKQSDGPQFNGDSKHPPPLRSAALKTSNGSSNSPSESTVLGQAPRPAPRRTDISELPRIPKIRRDDRRVGEVPAGGQRVEIPSSCISRLTGREGPGQPGCGARAEGEPSSRGAQEPSTRSGGGPQPPAPLGPSRGKGVGSTFESFRINIPGNTAHSGRVLSPGFCNTFRPVDSKVQRRESPVPLFSVRKTKQLKSEIYDPFNPTGSDSSSASSSPEHPGSGLLPSEITRTISIDSPKAPVLPPVRCVTSYTVQTGMGKEPEPPQGPCGLPELQGEEGPVAQAQRPSPPEPWGDEDPPPRISFFGSEGRTVTCVTAAEPDAPPSPDALPATTHRVVELRSPTRSRSRSSSRGGKKAQRPRVATREHRRARSGSRSSHSGDRSSRSASPPAGEDQAKRHRPKARDRRSSSDRSSSRERTKRRKAKDKSRERRRGSWGRGRRRSRSRSGSPGSSSHEHREGRRKKRRRSGSRSRGRECSPHSSLERARRPRHPRERRERPDRESAARLRDRRGSWERRRRRSRSPSPEHRPREHRRPRSREKRPRPRPRSPERKLAPKEASPAPLPQGEPRPDREPPARPLALAGTDALLEGSEADKPPTKVPPVLEVPAEYPPEDLDYGDSVEAGHLFEDFSNEAIFMQLDDMSSPPSPESTDSSPERSLLPKPTGPPAGQQHDAGLAVAIIRREVSRIHGEDVAQPLPRMEGPREEHLLQQDAAEAATAPCALGGQAMGGAPAGKEEGPSQNPLLRAKALVKRVTWDLQEVESGAPAEDRGLQPEPAPHPGSAFECPTIRTCQPARGPVPLAGEPAPDGLRGGPEPGPGAHRPDCSLRAGWSCCHCDHRRCQQLRGENSCSQASLGEDQERGVHEEAARAGAGCGGGEAGHQALLPEEGGDKGRVQGHSAQGRAEDLPQQEWGDQPREGGQPGEGLRGQVQAYAQTPAGRGR
- the PHRF1 gene encoding PHD and RING finger domain-containing protein 1 isoform X4, which translates into the protein MDDDSLDELVDRSPGPDGHPRLRPAALTSDAEDSSDAHSGGSEDDTCTEHSDGDDEEGHLEDGSGSEDSEEDGDDVDTLAAAAATRGALEASGAFNSDDDSESCPICLNAFRDQAVGTPENCAHYFCLDCIVEWSKNANSCPVDRTIFKCICIRAQFGGKILKKIPVESARLGEDEDEDPTFCGVCGRSDREDRLLLCDGCDAGYHMECLDPPLQEVPVDEWFCPECAAPGAAPAADAGPVSEEEVSLLLADVVPTTSRLQPHAGRTRAIARTRQSERVRATVNRNRISTARRIQHVPRYLMSPLLDETIEAVAAGLSTAVYQHPGPRAPARRRRKAGRRRKVSGRKKTQSRSSVKSRSSGTRSRKRQGRVKKSKGKKIKNEATARSRIARTLGLRRPAHGACIPSVYKPADPSLGLMRADIGAASLSLFGDPYELDPFDSSEEASPSPASPLSVKRRILSRSALRSHQPVARPVSMGLCRRSAPAMAPQPEVDADPGPDLLGSILSGQSFLMMNGADIVIHRDGSLSAKRAAPVSFQRNSVGPSRGAEGAGSGACLQPRETQSGSGPESLGSSCPGRATPGTPPAPPTPAHVPELTLGAAVRLDSLVTLQSGQAQTLSSVSGPSLKQSDGPQFNGDSKHPPPLRSAALKTSNGSSNSPSESTVLGQAPRPAPRRTDISELPRIPKIRRDDRRVGEVPAGGQRVEIPSSCISRLTGREGPGQPGCGARAEGEPSSRGAQEPSTRSGGGPQPPAPLGPSRGKGVGSTFESFRINIPGNTAHSGRVLSPGFCNTFRPVDSKVQRRESPVPLFSVRKTKQLKSEIYDPFNPTGSDSSSASSSPEHPGSGLLPSEITRTISIDSPKAPVLPPVRCVTSYTVQTGMGKEPEPPQGPCGLPELQGEEGPVAQAQRPSPPEPWGDEDPPPRISFFGSEGRTVTCVTAAEPDAPPSPDALPATTHRVVELRSPTRSRSRSSSRGGKKAQRPRVATREHRRARSGSRSSHSGDRSSRSASPPAGEDQAKRHRPKARDRRSSSDRSSSRERTKRRKAKDKSRERRRGSWGRGRRRSRSRSGSPGSSSHEHREGRRKKRRRSGSRSRGRECSPHSSLERARRPRHPRERRERPDRESAARLRDRRGSWERRRRRSRSPSPEHRPREHRRPRSREKRPRPRPRSPERKLAPKEASPAPLPQGEPRPDREPPARPLALAGTDALLEGSEADKPPTKVPPVLEVPAEYPPEDLDYGDSVEAGHLFEDFSNEAIFMQLDDMSSPPSPESTDSSPERSLLPKPTGPPAGQQHDAGLAVAIIRREVSRIHGEDVAQPLPRMEGPREEHLLQQDAAEAATAPCALGGQAMGGAPAGKEEGPSQNPLLRAKALVKRVTWDLQEVESGAPAEDRGLQPGFPDADPSQVQSLNLPPTPALPSSVPPYAPVSQPAVQFLLQGSLPLMGCGVAQSPAPVPTVLTAASEPAGHAATVTTAAANSSEERTAAPRPASEKTKNEEYMKKLHVQERAVEEVKLAIKPFYQKREVTKDEYKDILRKAVQKICHSKSGEINPVKVGNLVKAYVDKYRHMRRHRRAEAGEEPPAQGAEG